The window ATATAAAGAATACAATATGCACAGCGACAAAAGAACGTCAGGAAGAAGCTACCCAATTAGCAAAAAAAGCAGATAGAATGATTGTTATAGGTGGTAAAAACAGTTCGAATACACGTAAGCTGTACCAATTATGTAAGAATCAATGTGATAAAACTTATCATATTGAAACTATAGAAGATTTGGAGTTGCTTAAGGTTGGTAATGATGAAGTAATAGGAATTACAGCAGGAGCTTCAACTCCAAAGAACATTATTCAGGAGGTTATTACACATGTCAGAAGTACAGAGTTTTGAAGAAATGTTAGAAGAATCCCTAAAATCAATTCACAGGGGAGAAATAGTTGAAGGGACCGTTATAGATGTTAATGATAGTGAAGTATATGTTAATATTGGCTACAAATCTGACGGTATCATACCGAAGAGTGAATACTCCAACTACCCTGAAATTAATTTGAAGGAAGCAGTAAAAGCAGGCGACAAACTTCAAGTTAAAGTCTTACGCGTTAACGATGGAGAAGGTCAAGTATTATTAACTTATAAGCGAATATTAGCAGAGCAAGGTATTCGAAAAGTTGAAGAATACTACAAAAACAAAGATGAAATCACAGCTAAGGTATCTTTAGTACTTGCTGGTGGTTTAGTTGTCATTGTTGAAGAAGTTAGAATCTTTATTCCAGCTTCACTTGTTTCCGATGAATATGTAGAAAACTTGAATGATTTTAAGGGTAAAGAACTTACTTTTGTTATAACAGAATTTAACATGAAAAAAGGACGTATTATTGGTAACAGAAAGCAATTATTATTGGCTGAGAAACAAACTAAATTAAAAGAGACAATGGGTAAATTAGAAGTTGGTAAGGTTGTTAGCGGTCAGATTAAAAACGTAACAGATTATGGTGCGTTTGTTAATATTGAAGGTGTTGATGGTCTTATCCACATTTCACAAATGTCATGGGGACGTGTTAAGAAGCCAAGTGATGTGGTGAAAGTTGGTCAAGAAGTTAAAGTAAGAATTATCGGTATTGATGAAAACAAAAATAAAGTATCCTTATCTATGAAGTTTGATGAAGAAAACCCATGGAATGATGCTGCTACAAAATATGCTGTAGGTAATGTAGTTGATGGTACCGTTGCACGTATGACAGATTTTGGAGCATTTATTGAGTTAGAGCCAGGTGTGGACGCCTTATTACACGTTTCTCAGATTTCTAAGAAACATGTTGAAAAGCCATCGGATGCATTAAAGATTGGTGAAAAAATTACGTCAAAAGTTTTAGATTTTAATGAAGAAGCTAAAAAAATAAGTCTAAGCATCAAAGCTCTTGAAGAAGAGAAAGAGGAAGTAAAAGAGGAAGTAAAAGAAGAACCAGCCGTTGTAGAAATGAAAGAAGAACCTGTTGCAGCAGAAGTTGTAGAAGAAGAATCTGTTGTAGAAGAAGTGCAAGAGTAATACTTAGACCCAAAACATATAGAATTCACGGAAGCTGCAAAAGATATATTCATATTTTTTGTAGTTTTCTTTATAGAGGGATGAGTCTTGTGTGCCTTGCATTTTTTGAATGAGGGATACGCAACATCATGCAATTTCTTAACGACACGATAAAGGAGAGGATAGCCACATGATTAAAGATTACGAGGATTTTAAAGATGCCGTATTAAAACTATCAACTATCGATCTCAATGCTTATAAAGAACGCCAAATGAAAAGACGTATTGACTCACTCATTCGTAAAAATAATGCTAAGGATTATGAAGAGTTTGTACATATTTTAAAGACAGATCAAGCCATATATGAAGAGTTCATTAATTATTTAACCATTAATGTATCAGAATTCTATCGAAATCCTGCCCAATGGAAGGTCCTCGAGGAAGAGATTATACCCTATCTTCTGGAGAAATTTTCAGGTAGAAACTTAAAGATATGGAGTGCTGCATGTTCCACTGGCGATGAACCTTATTCATTAGCAATGCTTCTTGGTAAGTTCATGCCTCTTAGCCAGGTAAATATTATTGCTACAGATATTGATAAACAAGTTCTTGAAGCAGCAAAAACGGGTCTCTATAGAGAAAAAAGTCTTTCTGGATTACCAGAAGACTTTAAACGCAAATATTTTAAACAAAATGGAGCATCTTTTCAGATTACTGACACCATTAAAAAGTGCATTACGTTCAAACAGATGAATTTATTAAAAGATGCCTATCCAACAGGTTGTGACCTTATTGTTTGTCGTAATGTATTGATTTATTTTACAGATGATGCCAAACACCAAATTTACAGAAAGTTTAATGGTGCTCTTAAAAAAGATGGCATACTATTTGTGGGAAGTACAGAGCAGATTATAGGTTCTGGGCAGTATAAATTAACGTCCCTTCGGTCCTTTTTCTACCGAAAAGATGACGATCTTTTATAAATGCCGAAGAAAGATAAAACATAGTTTTTTAAGCAAATGATCATTAGATAATAAATCCTCATGATAGAGTACATATGTGGTAGCATCTTTTCTTGAACGGTGAAAAACACGTACATCATCTAAACGGTTCGTATGCACGAGGGGTATGAAAATACCTCTTTTTTTAATGTAGCATGTATCCTTGGTGGCTTTGATACGGTTGCTCGTATGGATATACTTAGCTACCTGCTTGTGCATGGCTTGATCCTCAGAGGGTATGTAATAATAATCCTTATAGGCCTCAAAATAGTATTTTAACTCTTCTTCTAATAGAGGGATATGTAATGTAATCTTATCCTCATTTACTTCAATATGATAGTGCTTATGCTTATAGGTATACTTAAAAGGAAACAATGGGGATAGCCTTAATTGTATAACAAGAACCTGCTCAACAACCTTACAATCATAAAGGATATAATCCTCATAGGATGTTTTTATGTGATGATACAATTGTATAGGTGAAAGCAGCTTCGTCATATGTACAAGTGAGGTGATGTCTTCTTCATTATGTAGGAGAAGATGGTTTTTGATTGTTTTATCCTTAGAAGCCATAAATTGCAGGAACTGTTCAATCAGTTCGCTGCCTGAATAAGGATCATTTCGATGAATCCCTAAATACTTTTCTACTGTTTTTAAACGACAGTTTTCTAGCCCTAGGATGTGTTTACATGGGCGTATATGTTTGTAGAGATCACAATGTATATAATCATTGCCATCAAAAGTTAAATGATAACATTTAGCTTTTTTTGATATAAAAGGAATATCAAATGTAGACCCATTAAAATGGACTAATTGTCTATAACCCTGACTTAACTGGATAAAGTTAAATAAAAGGGTATATTCGTCGTGGTCTTCTTCAGCTAACCATTGTGTCAGATAAACCTGATGATCTTCAATATAAACACACCCAATTAGATAGACCATATTTTTTCGATAGGAAAAACCTGTGGTTTCAATATCAAAAAAGAGGCGTGTTTCTATATCTTCAAACTGATTGTATAAATGACTTGTATCCATCTGTAGCTTTCTCTTAACCGTAATCATCTGTATCCCTCAACTTCTAAATCGATTATGACATATATGGTTTATAATAATTGTATTATAAGTTAATAGAGAGATAGAATCAATAGGTATTCTTTTATGTTTGCAGGGCAATTGATTGACCTATTATGGTGTTTTCATGATTCATCTTCTTAAGTTTGTAGATCAGGTTAGGGTGGAGGGCTTGTACCCCTTTTCTCTTTTTTAGCATATTATATAGTAAGAAAGAGAAAGGAGGACAAGTTATGGATTACTCGACAATAACGTTGATACCTATCGTAGCAGGAGTTGGAGAAACCCTGAGAATTGCTGGTATACCGTGTAAATATGTACCATTTATTAATCTTGCAGTAGGTTTAGTAATCGGGATGATTATCTGTAATACCGATTTAGGAGGTTGTGCTATTGAAGGTTTATATGTTGGATTAGGGGCTTCTGGACTCACCAGATCAAGTCAGGAGGTCAACTGCATGTTGCATAATCGACAATGTCGATTAGAAGACAAACCCAAAAAGAGAAAACTAAAGAAAAAATAATATTTAAATTTAGTCAAGTAGATGCGGAACAACAGTTGAAAAATTATCTGTATTTATGTACAATACTATATGTATCAATTTGTAGAAAACTGGTTGAACAGTTTAATCATATATGATGAGATTAGCATTTAAAATGGTTTAATATTAAATATTGGAGGCATTAATGCATGAAAAAGAAAATAGATGTACCCATAGAAGAAAGCATCCGTCAAAAACAAATTATGGACAAACTATCTGTCTATATTAAGGGTAAAAAACTTAAATATCACCTTTCAACTTTTGGTTGTCAAATGAATGCTCATGATTCAGAGAAATTAAAAGGGATTCTAGAAGAAATTGGTTATGAAGCAACAGACCAAGAATCGGATGCTGATTTTGTCATATATAACACATGTTGTGTACGAGAAAATGCAGAATTAAAAGTATATGGTCGGCTTGGGTCACTGAAGCACAATAAAAAAAATAACCCTAACATGCTCATAGCACTATGTGGTTGTATGATGCAACAAGACGCAGTGATTTCAAAAATAAAGCAAACCTATCGCCATGTGGATATTTTATTTGGAACACATAACCTATACAAGTTAGCTGAATTAATCCAAACGCGTCTGGATACAGGTAAGATGGTAATCGATATATGGGATAATCACAAAGAAATTGTAGAAGATTTGCCTAGTATACGTAAATTTGATTTTAAAGCAAGTGTGAACATCATGTTTGGATGTAATAATTTCTGTACTTATTGCATCGTACCCTATGTGCGGGGAAGAGAAAGAAGTCGAAAGCCAGAAGACATTCTGAAAGAAATACAAGAATTAGTTGCAGATGGTGTAGTGGAGATAACATTACTGGGACAAAATGTGAATTCCTATGGAAAAAGTTTGGACAAACCTATGTCTTTTGCAGCGCTTATTCAAGCCATTGAAAAGATAGAGGGACTTAAGCGTATTCGTTTTATGACATCCCATCCAAAAGATTTATCCGACGAGCTTATTGATGTTATTCGAACGTCTAAGAAGTTAAGTGACCATATACATTTGCCCTTTCAATCAGGAAGTACTAGGTTGCTTCAGAAGATGAATCGCCGTTATACCAAAGAGCAATATTTAGAATTGGTTAGAAAGATTAAAGAAGCTAATCCAAATGTTGCACTAACAACGGATATTATCGTTGGATTTCCAGGTGAAACAGAGGAAGATTTTGAAGAAACGCTGGATGTGGTTCGACAAGTGATGTTTGATAATGCTTTTACATTTATTTATTCGAAACGTACAGGTACACCTGCTGCTACCATGGAAGGACAAGTTCCTGAAGAGGTGACAAAAGAGCGTTTTAATCGTTTATGTGATTTGATGAATGAAGTAGCCGCAAAACGCAGTGGGTTAAAAGTAGGACAAGTTGAGGATGTTCTAGTGGAACAAGTGAACCGTCAGGATGATAGTCTTGTAACAGGACGTATTAGCAGCAACCATATTGTACACCTAAAGGGTACAAAAGTCTTAATTGGTAAGATTGTGCCTGTTACAATTGTAGAGAATAAGACCTACTACCTTTTAGGAGAAAGCATCCAACAAGCATAAGGAAAAGCCACATAAATAATATAAACAATAGAATCATATTTTCTTATAATAAAATAGAACTATGGATAGTAAACATAAACACGCCATATGTTTACATCGTATCATGAAAAGAGGTTACAAATGAAGAAAAAATTATCACCGATGATGCAACAATATATGGATATTAAAAAACACCATCAAGACTGTATCATGTTCTTTCGTATGGGAGATTTCTATGAGATGTTTTTCGATGATGCTATAACAGCATCAAGGGAATTGGGCATTACCTTAACAGGAAGGGATTGTGGACAAGAAGAGCGTGCACCCATGTGTGGTGTACCTCATCATTCTTCTGAAAACTATATCAATAAGCTGATAAACAAAGGTTACAAAGTAGCCATCTGTGAACAAGTTGAAGATGCTAAGCAGGCAAAGGGTATTGTTAAAAGAGATGTGGTACGTATTGTCACCCCTGGAACCAATCTGAATATGCAGTCCCTTGATGAGACCAAGAATAATTACTTGATGAGTATCTATTATCACAAAGGATGTTATGGTATAGCATTTGTGGATATTACCACAGGTGATTTCTTCGTAACAGAAGTAACAGAACATCGAAAGCTGATGGATGAGATTGCAAAATTTTCACCATCAGAAATTATCTGCAATGCAATAGTTGGTGATCAAGCAGAGATGGTGGATGAGATCAAAAACCGTTTTCATGCTTATGTAAATGTGGAAGAGGAATGGTATTTTGACTATGATCGTTCAGAAAATAAAGTAAAAGAACAGTTCCATATTGGTACCATTGATGGTCTTGGCATGAAAGACTATACGTCAGGTGTATCCGCTGTAGGAGCATTACTTGAATATCTGTATAATACACAAAAGAGTTCCATTGACCATATTACCAAGTTAACACCCTATTTAGCTGACTCTTATATGATGATTGACCTATCCTCCAGGCGAAACCTTGAGCTGGTGGAAACCTTAAGAGAAAAGGAACGCAGAGGATCACTCCTATGGGTCCTTGATAAAACCAAAACAGCAATGGGGTCAAGACTTCTAAGGAAATGGATTGAACAACCCTTGGTATCCAAGGACCAGATTGAAGGGCGTTTGGATGCCATAGAAGAGTTGATACATAAGCCCATGGTACGTGAAGAATTAAAAGAGTTTTTAGGTCCTATCTATGATTTAGAGCGTCTTATGAGTAAGATTAGTCTTAAGACAGCAAATTGCCGGGATTTAATCGCATTCAAAACGTCCTTGGAGATGTTGCCCTTTATTAAGAAACTGCTTCAAGAAACAGGAACAGCCTATTTAAACCAGATTAAAGATACATTTGATGATCTAAGTGACCTTTTTGACCTCATTGAGAAAGGTATTGTCGATGAACCGCCTATTTCAGTAAAAGAAGGAGGCATTATCAAGACAGGTTATCATCCCCAAGTGGATAAACTCCAAGAAGCATGTACCCGTGGCAAGCAGTGGATAGCCGAATTAGAAGCCAAGGAAAAAGACTTAACGGGCATTAAGAACCTAAAAATTAAATTCAACAAAGTATTTGGTTATTATATTGATGTGACCAGATCTAACTTAAATTTAGTACCAGAACGCTATGTAAGAAAACAGACTCTGGCTAATTCGGAGAGGTACATCACACCGGAGCTAAAAGAAATGGAAAATACCATTCTAGGGGCAGAGGAAAAGATAGTTGCTCTTGAATATGAACTGTTCGTTGAACTTAGACATAAAATTGGGGCAGAAGTAGGGCGGATTAAGGAGACAGCTTACCGTGTTGCCATCTTAGACGTGATTACATCCCTGTCAGAAGTTGCAACAAGAAACCAATACACCCGACCTTCCCTTAATACAGAAGGGGTTATCGATATAAAAGACGGCCGCCATCCTGTTGTGGAAAAAATGATGAATAACGATATGTTTATCCCTAATGATACGTTTCTCAATCAAGAAAAAAGCCGCTTTTCCATTATTACAGGCCCTAATATGGCAGGTAAATCCACATATATGCGGCAAGCAGCCCTTATTGTGTTGATGGCTCAGATTGGCAGTTTTGTGCCAGCAGGGGAAGCACATATCGGTATTGTTGATCGGATATTCACCCGAGTTGGTGCATCCGATGACCTAGCTTCTGGTCAGAGTACATTTATGGTGGAGATGACGGAAGTCGCCAATATTCTCCGTAATGCTACCAAGAACAGCTTACTGATCCTTGATGAGATTGGTAGAGGGACCAGTACCTTTGACGGGCTTAGCATTGCATGGTCTGTAGTGGAATACATTGTCAATAAGCATAAAATTGGTGCGAAGACCTTGTTCGCAACCCATTATCATGAATTAACAGAGCTTGAGGGCACTGTGGATGGTGTGGAGAACTACTGTATAGCCGTGAAAGAAAAAGGAGAAGACATTATCTTCCTAAGAAAGATTATGAAAGGGAATGCAAACAACAGCTACGGTATACAAGTAGCCAAATTAGCAGGTGTACCCATGGAAGTAATACGTCGTGCACAAGTATTGCTATCCGAGTTAAGTGACGCAGATATTACCAAGAACGCAGAGCGAATTGCTGAAAACAGTTTGGCTGCTGAGATTGCTGTAACCAATATGACACAAAATGAAGATAGAATAGAACCCATATATAAAGAAGAAGTGCAGCAAGAACAACTTATACATAAAGAGCCTGAAGAACAAGTAAAAGAACCTATTCAATTAGGCTTGTTTGATATGAACAGTGAGCACAGTGCGTTAATTGAGGAATTACAGGAACTAAATATCGTAGAGATGACACCAATGGATGCCCTCAATAAGCTCTATGCCTTACATAAAAAAGCCTTATCCTAGTTAAGGAGGTCGGTTAAATGCCAGAAATTAAGTTACTGGACCAACATACCATAAACAAAATTGCCGCTGGGGAAGTCGTCGAAAGACCAGCATCCGTTGTCAAAGAGCTTGTGGAGAATGCTATTGATGCAGGAGCTAGTGCTATTACCGTTGAAATAAAGGAAGGTGGAATATCCTTTATCCGTATAACAGACAATGGTATAGGTATCCCTAAAAAAGATATACAAACTGCGTTTGTACGTCATTCGACCAGTAAAATAAAATCCATAGAAGATTTGATGACCGTATCTTCACTTGGTTTTCGCGGTGAGGCCTTGGCCAGCATTGCCGCCGTTTCTCAAATAGAAGTGATTACCAAAACCTATGATGATTTGACGGGTATTCGTTACGTGATTGAAGGTGGTCAGGAAATGTCCATGGAGGAAATTGGATGCCCAGAAGGGACGACGATCATCATTAAAAACTTATTTTATAACACCCCTGCACGAAAAAAGTTTCTAAAGAAACCCGCTACAGAAGGGGCTCATATTAGTGAGTTCGTCAATAAATTGGCACTAGGCCATATGGGTATATCCTTTAAATTTATCTATAATAACGCCATAAAATTACATACTTCCGGTAATAATGTACTTAAGGATTGTATTCTGAATGTGTATGACAAAGAAATCGTGAAAAACATCATGCCTTTTGCTGTGGAAGGT is drawn from Vallitalea pronyensis and contains these coding sequences:
- a CDS encoding ribonuclease H-like domain-containing protein yields the protein MDTSHLYNQFEDIETRLFFDIETTGFSYRKNMVYLIGCVYIEDHQVYLTQWLAEEDHDEYTLLFNFIQLSQGYRQLVHFNGSTFDIPFISKKAKCYHLTFDGNDYIHCDLYKHIRPCKHILGLENCRLKTVEKYLGIHRNDPYSGSELIEQFLQFMASKDKTIKNHLLLHNEEDITSLVHMTKLLSPIQLYHHIKTSYEDYILYDCKVVEQVLVIQLRLSPLFPFKYTYKHKHYHIEVNEDKITLHIPLLEEELKYYFEAYKDYYYIPSEDQAMHKQVAKYIHTSNRIKATKDTCYIKKRGIFIPLVHTNRLDDVRVFHRSRKDATTYVLYHEDLLSNDHLLKKLCFIFLRHL
- a CDS encoding CheR family methyltransferase — encoded protein: MIKDYEDFKDAVLKLSTIDLNAYKERQMKRRIDSLIRKNNAKDYEEFVHILKTDQAIYEEFINYLTINVSEFYRNPAQWKVLEEEIIPYLLEKFSGRNLKIWSAACSTGDEPYSLAMLLGKFMPLSQVNIIATDIDKQVLEAAKTGLYREKSLSGLPEDFKRKYFKQNGASFQITDTIKKCITFKQMNLLKDAYPTGCDLIVCRNVLIYFTDDAKHQIYRKFNGALKKDGILFVGSTEQIIGSGQYKLTSLRSFFYRKDDDLL
- the miaB gene encoding tRNA (N6-isopentenyl adenosine(37)-C2)-methylthiotransferase MiaB, with product MKKKIDVPIEESIRQKQIMDKLSVYIKGKKLKYHLSTFGCQMNAHDSEKLKGILEEIGYEATDQESDADFVIYNTCCVRENAELKVYGRLGSLKHNKKNNPNMLIALCGCMMQQDAVISKIKQTYRHVDILFGTHNLYKLAELIQTRLDTGKMVIDIWDNHKEIVEDLPSIRKFDFKASVNIMFGCNNFCTYCIVPYVRGRERSRKPEDILKEIQELVADGVVEITLLGQNVNSYGKSLDKPMSFAALIQAIEKIEGLKRIRFMTSHPKDLSDELIDVIRTSKKLSDHIHLPFQSGSTRLLQKMNRRYTKEQYLELVRKIKEANPNVALTTDIIVGFPGETEEDFEETLDVVRQVMFDNAFTFIYSKRTGTPAATMEGQVPEEVTKERFNRLCDLMNEVAAKRSGLKVGQVEDVLVEQVNRQDDSLVTGRISSNHIVHLKGTKVLIGKIVPVTIVENKTYYLLGESIQQA
- the rpsA gene encoding 30S ribosomal protein S1; protein product: MSEVQSFEEMLEESLKSIHRGEIVEGTVIDVNDSEVYVNIGYKSDGIIPKSEYSNYPEINLKEAVKAGDKLQVKVLRVNDGEGQVLLTYKRILAEQGIRKVEEYYKNKDEITAKVSLVLAGGLVVIVEEVRIFIPASLVSDEYVENLNDFKGKELTFVITEFNMKKGRIIGNRKQLLLAEKQTKLKETMGKLEVGKVVSGQIKNVTDYGAFVNIEGVDGLIHISQMSWGRVKKPSDVVKVGQEVKVRIIGIDENKNKVSLSMKFDEENPWNDAATKYAVGNVVDGTVARMTDFGAFIELEPGVDALLHVSQISKKHVEKPSDALKIGEKITSKVLDFNEEAKKISLSIKALEEEKEEVKEEVKEEPAVVEMKEEPVAAEVVEEESVVEEVQE
- the mutS gene encoding DNA mismatch repair protein MutS — encoded protein: MKKKLSPMMQQYMDIKKHHQDCIMFFRMGDFYEMFFDDAITASRELGITLTGRDCGQEERAPMCGVPHHSSENYINKLINKGYKVAICEQVEDAKQAKGIVKRDVVRIVTPGTNLNMQSLDETKNNYLMSIYYHKGCYGIAFVDITTGDFFVTEVTEHRKLMDEIAKFSPSEIICNAIVGDQAEMVDEIKNRFHAYVNVEEEWYFDYDRSENKVKEQFHIGTIDGLGMKDYTSGVSAVGALLEYLYNTQKSSIDHITKLTPYLADSYMMIDLSSRRNLELVETLREKERRGSLLWVLDKTKTAMGSRLLRKWIEQPLVSKDQIEGRLDAIEELIHKPMVREELKEFLGPIYDLERLMSKISLKTANCRDLIAFKTSLEMLPFIKKLLQETGTAYLNQIKDTFDDLSDLFDLIEKGIVDEPPISVKEGGIIKTGYHPQVDKLQEACTRGKQWIAELEAKEKDLTGIKNLKIKFNKVFGYYIDVTRSNLNLVPERYVRKQTLANSERYITPELKEMENTILGAEEKIVALEYELFVELRHKIGAEVGRIKETAYRVAILDVITSLSEVATRNQYTRPSLNTEGVIDIKDGRHPVVEKMMNNDMFIPNDTFLNQEKSRFSIITGPNMAGKSTYMRQAALIVLMAQIGSFVPAGEAHIGIVDRIFTRVGASDDLASGQSTFMVEMTEVANILRNATKNSLLILDEIGRGTSTFDGLSIAWSVVEYIVNKHKIGAKTLFATHYHELTELEGTVDGVENYCIAVKEKGEDIIFLRKIMKGNANNSYGIQVAKLAGVPMEVIRRAQVLLSELSDADITKNAERIAENSLAAEIAVTNMTQNEDRIEPIYKEEVQQEQLIHKEPEEQVKEPIQLGLFDMNSEHSALIEELQELNIVEMTPMDALNKLYALHKKALS